Within Novosphingobium resinovorum, the genomic segment ACATAGATCGAACAAAATCGCGATGCAATGAGCGTTCCCCCGGTTTTACGCCAGAGAGCGAGAAAACCCTCTGGCGTACATCCAGCGACCGGTTAATCATCGCACAGATGAGTGAGTACGATGATAGTATCGAAATAGCGATGGATGATTTCGCGCGGCGCTTTTCGATGCGGTCGGCGAAGTTGATGTGGCTCCTGGGTGCTGGTGTTTCAGCGTCTGCCGGGATCCTGACAGCCTGGGATATGATCTGCCGGTTCAAACGGGAACTGTACATCACCCAGCGCAAGGTCTCTCCTCAGTCCGTCGCCGATCTTTCTTCACCGGCAATACTCGCAACCCTCGATGCTTTTCTGGCCGAATCCGATACGTTGCCCCAACCTGGCGCGCCCGACGAATATTCGGCGCTGTTCGAGGCCACCTACCCGCAAGAACAGGACAGGCGGACTTATATCGACCATATGATCCGGGGGATGAAGCCGACCCAGGGGCATCTGGCGCTGGCCGCTCTTCTTCGCGCCACTCATTGCAACATCGTGTGGACGACCAATTTCGACCATCTTCTCGCCGATGCCTGCGCGCGCACCTTCGATACGACGGCGGCATTGAACATGGCATCGCTCGACGGAACGCTTCTCGCGGGAGAGTTCATTTCCGAGCAGCAATGGCCCATCGAGATCAAGCTGCACGGCGATTTCCGGTCGCGGCGCCTGAAGAATACGAGCGAGGAGTTGCGCCATCAAGATGCACAATTCCGCAGACAGCTCGTCGATGCGTGCCGTCGCTTCGGTCTTATCGTTGCCGGCTATAGTGGCCGCGACTCCTCTGTAATGGATGCGCTGGAAGAGGCGGTTGGCGAACCCGGCGCCTATCCCAACGGTCTGTTCTGGATGCATCGCGGCGAGGCGGCGCCGTTCGAGCGGGTCAGCCAGTTGATTAGGAGAGCCAGAGCCGCCGGCCTTGAAGCCGGGATTGTCCGGATTGAGAATTTCGACGAGGCGATGATCGATCTGCTGCGACTGTTGCCGGGTATCGACACATCCCTCCTTCGAGCGGAAGGCCAAGAGCGGCGACGCTTCTCAGTTGCTCCCACACCTTTGGGCAAAAAATCCTGGCCGGTCCTGCGCATGAACGCAGTGCGTGTGAC encodes:
- a CDS encoding SIR2 family protein; the encoded protein is MLSCANSQGKNIDRTKSRCNERSPGFTPESEKTLWRTSSDRLIIAQMSEYDDSIEIAMDDFARRFSMRSAKLMWLLGAGVSASAGILTAWDMICRFKRELYITQRKVSPQSVADLSSPAILATLDAFLAESDTLPQPGAPDEYSALFEATYPQEQDRRTYIDHMIRGMKPTQGHLALAALLRATHCNIVWTTNFDHLLADACARTFDTTAALNMASLDGTLLAGEFISEQQWPIEIKLHGDFRSRRLKNTSEELRHQDAQFRRQLVDACRRFGLIVAGYSGRDSSVMDALEEAVGEPGAYPNGLFWMHRGEAAPFERVSQLIRRARAAGLEAGIVRIENFDEAMIDLLRLLPGIDTSLLRAEGQERRRFSVAPTPLGKKSWPVLRMNAVRVTRPVNCRKIVCEIGGGKDVREAVEAAEGKIIVARTRAGVLGFGSDDEFRRVFAPFSITEFGIATFEDRRLRYDSQERGLLRRALVAAIARTHDMEARARGSADILAPRMPGDPAWQDLRDVIGGPIVGSVPRKRDITWREGIGLRLDWASDQLWLLLEPRIVFDGGSEETKAITADFARERTARRYNQMLDKLINYWSRRFAGQNLRALAIGDGLDAAFDVDRQSAFSWAAKP